A genomic stretch from Setaria viridis chromosome 1, Setaria_viridis_v4.0, whole genome shotgun sequence includes:
- the LOC117837333 gene encoding laccase-21, translating to MTEDSREQARGRQWSSMAETGEHTHTHQRGEHTHSVAKMPSGHCWLLLGLVLAFVVAASPAQASRANHYDFFIKETKITRLCHETTILAVNDQFPGPTIYARKGDVVVVNVYNQGNKNITLHWHGVDQPRNPWFDGPEYITQCPIQPGANFTYRIIFSEEEGTLWWHAHSDYDRATVHGAIVIHPKRGSAYPYPKPHKEIPIILGEWWNADAEKLFEETKRGGDVNISDANTINGQPGDQFPCSKNGTFRMLVEHGKTYLLRVINAGLTNDTFFGVAGHRLTVVGTDGRYLKPFTVESIMISPGQTMNALLEADRPTDGSGNSRYYMAARTFTGNGLQLKSGNATAILEYTDAPPSAGPPDFPNLPTDDNAAATAYTAQLRSLVTKDHPVDVPTHIDEHMLVTIAMNFLPCGTNDTCTSPIGSRLAASLNNVSFVAPSVDVLDAYYYSIQGVYEPDFPNNPPFILNITDSLPLNLSFTKRGTKVKVVEYGAVVEVVFQDTGILAAESHPMHLHGFSFYVVGRGFGNFDKNKHPATYNLVDPPYQNTVSVPKAGWAAIRFRAANPGAWFMHCHFERHMVWGMNMVFIVKNGKTPDAQMMPRPSTMPKC from the exons ATGACCGAGGACAGCAGGGAGCAGGCGCGGGGCAGACAGTGGAGCTCCATGGCTGAGACAGG AGAGCACACACATACACATCAGAGAGGAGAGCACACACATTCTGTAGCTAAGATGCCTTCAGGGCATTGTTGGTTACTGCTAGGCTTGGTGTTAGCCTTCGTAGTTGCAGCTAGCCCGGCTCAGGCATCCAGGGCTAATCACTACGATTTCTTT ATAAAGGAAACCAAGATCACTCGGCTGTGTCACGAGACGACCATCCTGGCCGTGAACGACCAGTTCCCGGGGCCGACCATCTACGCGCGCAAgggcgacgtcgtcgtcgtcaacgTCTACAACCAGGGCAACAAGAACATCACCCTCCACTGGCACGGCGTGGACCAGCCTCGCAACCCGTGGTTCGACGGGCCGGAGTACATCACCCAGTGCCCCATCCAGCCCGGTGCCAATTTCACCTACAGGATCATCTTCTCCGAGGAGGAGGGCACGCTATGGTGGCACGCGCACAGCGACTACGACCGCGCCACCGTGCACGGCGCCATCGTCATCCACCCCAAGCGCGGCTCAGCCTACCCCTACCCCAAGCCGCACAAGGAGATACCCATCATCCTCG GCGAGTGGTGGAATGCAGACGCGGAGAAATTGTTCGAGGAGACCAAACGCGGCGGTGACGTCAATATTTCGGACGCGAACACCATCAACGGCCAGCCCGGCGACCAGTTCCCCTGCTCCAAGAACGGCACCTTCAGGATGCTCGTGGAGCACGGCAAGACGTACCTGCTCCGGGTCATTAACGCGGGGCTCACCAACGACACGTTCTTCGGCGTCGCCGGGCACCGCCTCACGGTGGTCGGCACCGACGGACGCTACCTCAAGCCGTTCACCGTCGAGAGCATCATGATCTCGCCGGGCCAGACCATGAACGCGCTCCTGGAGGCCGACCGCCCCACGGACGGCTCGGGCAATAGCCGCTACTACATGGCCGCGAGGACGTTCACGGGCAACGGCCTGCAGCTCAAGTCCGGCAACGCCACGGCCATCCTGGAGTACACGGACGCACCGCCCTCCGCAGGGCCGCCGGACTTCCCCAACCTGCCGACCGACGACAACGCCGCCGCGACAGCGTACACTGCGCAGCTCCGGTCCTTGGTCACCAAGGACCACCCGGTCGACGTGCCGACGCACATCGACGAGCACATGCTCGTGACGATCGCCATGAACTTCCTCCCCTGCGGCACCAACGATACGTGCACGAGCCCCATCGGCAGCCGCCTCGCGGCGAGCCTAAACAACGTCAGCTTCGTGGCCCCGTCCGTCGACGTCCTCGACGCCTACTACTACTCCATCCAGGGCGTTTACGAGCCGGACTTTCCCAACAATCCGCCCTTCATCTTAAATATCACCGATTCCCTGCCGCTGAACCTCTCGTTCACGAAGCGGGGCACCAAGGTGAAGGTAGTGGAGTATGGCGCCGTCGTGGAGGTGGTGTTCCAGGACACGGGTATCCTTGCCGCCGAGAGCCACCCCATGCACCTGCACGGGTTCAGCTTCTACGTGGTGGGCAGAGGGTTCGGTAACTTTGACAAGAACAAGCACCCGGCCACATACAACCTGGTAGACCCGCCGTACCAAAACACCGTCTCCGTACCCAAGGCCGGATGGGCCGCAATCCGCTTCCGTGCCGCAAATCCAG GTGCGTGGTTTATGCATTGCCACTTTGAGCGTCACATGGTATGGGGCATGAACATGGTGTTCATTGTGAAAAATGGTAAGACTCCGGATGCTCAAATGATGCCACGTCCTTCTACTATGCCGAAGTGCTAA